Proteins from a single region of Corylus avellana chromosome ca11, CavTom2PMs-1.0:
- the LOC132165511 gene encoding NAC domain-containing protein 75: MNKTTVGSITTSADLIDAKLEEHQMCGSKHCPGCGHKLQANKPDWLGLPAGVKFDPTDQELIEHLEAKVEAKDMKSHPLIDEFIPTIEGEDGICYTHPEKLPGVTRDGLSRHFFHRPSKAYTTGTRKRRKIQTECDMQGGETRWHKTGKTRPVMVNGKQKGCKKILVLYTNFGKNRKPEKTNWVMHQYHLGQNEEEKEGELVVSKIFYQTQPRQCNWSDRSATTGEGSTEPSSGRRDSTGSGSCSSGRENIIPQRDDVVSPAGVAPISGYNAMDIQHFKSDHFSFAPFRKSFDEVGIGGEASTAREAPASISGTCEEMRDHQRPHHMAHEHHHHHQQQQHQHPHHQLATTAFHISRPSHPISTIISPPPLHHTSIILDQDSFHVSRIMLQNENFQQQQQQQQQQQQQQHHKLGARSASGLEELIMGCTSTNVKEESSIPNPQEAEWLKYSSFWPDPDNPDHHG, from the exons ATGAATAAGACTACTGTGGGCTCCATCACCACTTCTGCAGATCTCATCGATGCCAAGCTCGAAGAGCATCAGATGTGTGGATCCAAGCACTGCCCTGGCTGCGGCCACAAGCTCCAAGCCAACAAGCCG GATTGGTTAGGTCTACCTGCTGGAGTGAAATTTGATCCTACAGACCAAGAATTGATAGAACACCTTGAAGCAAAAGTAGAAGCCAAAGACATGAAATCTCACCCTTTGATTGACGAGTTTATCCCTACTATTGAAGGAGAAGATGGGATTTGTTATACCCATCCTGAAAAACTTCCAG GGGTCACAAGAGATGGGTTGAGCAGGCATTTCTTCCACAGACCATCGAAAGCTTACACGACCGgaacaagaaagagaagaaaaattcaaaCCGAATGCGACATGCAAGGGGGAGAGACACGGTGGCACAAGACAGGAAAAACCAGGCCTGTAATGGTGAATGGGAAGCAAAAGGGTTGCAAGAAAATCTTAGTTCTCTACACAAATTTTGGGAAAAACCGAAAACCAGAAAAGACCAACTGGGTGATGCACCAATACCACCTCGGACAGAacgaagaagagaaagaaggcGAGCTTGTGGTTTCCAAGATATTTTATCAGACTCAGCCTAGGCAATGCAACTGGTCTGATCGGAGTGCAACCACCGGCGAAGGAAGCACCGAGCCTAGTAGCGGCCGGAGAGACAGTACTGGGAGTGGGAGTTGTTCTTCCGGCCGGGAGAATATTATTCCCCAGAGAGATGACGTTGTGTCTCCTGCTGGGGTTGCTCCGATTTCTGGTTACAATGCCATGGACATTCAACACTTCAAATCTGACCATTTTAGCTTTGCCCCTTTCAGAAAAAGCTTTGACGag GTGGGGATAGGAGGAGAGGCTTCGACGGCAAGGGAAGCCCCAGCATCGATATCAGGCACGTGCGAAGAGATGCGGGATCACCAGCGGCCACATCATATGGCCCAtgaacatcatcatcatcatcagcagCAGCAACATCAGCATCCACATCATCAGTTGGCGACCACTGCCTTCCACATCAGCAGGCCTTCACATCCCATTTCCACCATCATCTCTCCGCCTCCCCTCCACCACACCTCCATTATTCTCGATCAAGACTCCTTCCACGTCTCCAGAATAATGCTCCAAAATGAAAATTTCCag cagcagcagcaacaacaacaacagcaacagcagcagcagcatcaTAAACTAGGGGCAAGGTCTGCATCTGGCTTGGAGGAACTCATAATGGGTTGCACTTCAACTAATGTCAAAGAG GAATCATCCATCCCAAACCCTCAAGAGGCAGAATGGTTGAAGTATTCGTCCTTCTGGCCAGACCCTGACAATCCGGATCATCATGGGTAG
- the LOC132165461 gene encoding mitochondrial-processing peptidase subunit alpha-like — MYRVAASRLRDLKGRTCNGALARFASSSAVATNSSSSSGGLFGWLTGGGSKSLPPLDFPLPGVTLPPSLPDYVEPSKTKITTLPNGVKIASETSTNPAASIGLYVDCGSIYETPVSIGATDLLRHMAFKSTRNRSHLRVVREVEAIGGNVEASSSKEQMSYTYNALKTYVPEMVELLTDIVRNPVFLDWEVNEELEKLKAKIGETSNNPHNLLLEAIHSAGYSGALANPVSAPESAINRLNSTILEEFVAENYTAPRMVLVASGVEHDELLSVAEPLLSDLPSVSRPDEPKSVYTGGDYRSQGESGRTHFALAFELPGGWHKEKEAVVLTVLEVLLRGGGSFSAGGPGKGMHSRLYLRVLNEYAQFQSISAFSSIYKNTGVFGIQATAGSDFVSKAIDIVANELIAVATPGEVDQVQLDRAKQSTKSAILINLESTTLASEDIGRQILICGERKPVDHFLKAVDEVTVKDIASVAQKLLTSPLTMASYGDVINVPSYDSVSSKFRSK, encoded by the exons ATGTACCGAGTCGCAGCCTCCCGCCTCAGGGATCTCAAG GGTCGAACGTGCAATGGGGCGTTGGCCAGATTTGCAAGTTCGAGTGCTGTTGCCACAAACTCGTCCTCGTCTTCGGGGGGTCTCTTTGGGTGGCTGACTGGGGGAGGATCCAAGTCTTTACCTCCCCTGGACTTCCCACTTCCAGGTGTCACACTCCCACCTTCATTGCCTGATTACGTTGAACCAAGTAAAACCAAGATTACTACTCTCCCAAACGGTGTCAAGATTGCCTCTGAAACATCGACG AATCCTGCAGCCTCAATAGGGTTATATGTTGATTGTGGTTCAATCTATGAGACACCAGTATCAATTGGAGCCACTGACCTGCTACGGCATATGGCCTTTAAGAGCACGAGAAACCGGAGCCACTTGCGTGTAGTGCGTGAAGTGGAGGCCATTGGTGGCAATGTGGAAGCTTCATCTTCTAAGGAGCAGATGAGCTACACCTATAATGCTTTGAAGACTTATGTTCCTGAAATGGTAGAGCTGCTTACTGATATTGTGAGGAATCCTGTCTTCCTGGATTGGGAAGTCAATGAAgag CTTGAGAAGTTGAAAGCCAAGATTGGTGAAACTTCTAACAACCCTCACAATTTGCTTTTGGAAGCAATTCATTCTGCTGGTTATTCTGGTGCTTTGGCGAATCCAGTTTCAGCCCCAGAATCTGCAATAAATAGATTGAATAGTACAATTCTTGAGGAATTTGTTGCT GAAAATTATACTGCTCCACGGATGGTACTTGTAGCTTCTGGTGTTGAACACGATGAACTGTTATCTGTTGCAGAACCACTTTTGTCTGATCTACCCAGTGTCTCTCGACCTGATGAGCCAAAATCTGTTTACACTGGAGGGGATTATCGTAGCCAAGGTGAATCAGGG AGAACCCATTTTGCTCTTGCATTTGAACTTCCTGGTGGCTGGCATAAGGAGAAAGAAGCTGTAGTTTTGACTGTGCTCGAG GTACTCCTGAGAGGTGGTGGATCCTTCTCGGCTGGTGGACCTGGAAAAGGGATGCATTCACGCCTAT ATCTTCGTGTTTTGAATGAGTATGCTCAATTTCAGTCAATTTCTGCATTCAGCAGCATCTACAAAAATACTGGCGTGTTTGGCATCCAAGCAACTGCT GGTTCTGATTTTGTGTCAAAAGCCATCGATATTGTGGCTAATGAGCTTATCGCAGTTGCAACACCTGGAGAAG TTGACCAGGTACAACTAGATCGTGCTAAACAGTCAACGAAGTCCGCCATCCTAATAAATTTGGAATCCACT ACACTTGCATCGGAAGATATTGGGAGACAAATTCTGATCTGTGGTGAGAG GAAACCTGTGGATCATTTCTTGAAAGCTGTTGATGAAGTAACTGTTAAGGATATTGCTTCAGTTGCCCAAAAGCTTCTTACTTCCCCTCTTACGATGGCATCATATGGAGATG TTATCAATGTTCCAAGCTATGATTCAGTCAGCAGCAAGTTCCGTTCAAAATGA
- the LOC132165512 gene encoding phosphatidylglycerophosphate phosphatase PTPMT2-like, giving the protein MKIEQLDEVECGGDDSVLGRQVVRVDAKRALVGAGARILFYPTLLYNVLRNKIESEFRWWDEVDQFLLLGAVPFPKDVPRLKQLGVGGVITLNEPYETLVPSSLYHAHEIDHLVIPTRDYLFAPSFVDINRAVDFIHQNASCGRTTYVHCKAGRGRSTTIVLCYLVRYKHMTPVDALEYVRSRRPRVLLAPRQWKAVQEYSKREPSTMLRSPSGDVVLITKADLEGYHGNYDGDAGRRLDIVPVVKARPMIARLSCLFASLKVSGGFMPEPRRLPVPEARAC; this is encoded by the exons ATGAAGATCGAGCAATTGGACGAGGTAGAGTGTGGAGGGGACGACAGCGTTTTGGGGAGGCAGGTTGTGAGGGTCGACGCCAAGAGAGCGCTGGTTGGAGCCGGGGCTCGGATCCTGTTCTACCCGACCCTTTTGTATAATGTGCTTCGCAACAAGATCGAGTCCGAGTTCAGATGGTGGGACGAAGTTGATCAG TTTCTGCTACTGGGTGCGGTTCCATTCCCCAAAGATGTTCCACGGTTGAAGCAGCTTGGTGTTGGTGGTGTTATCACTCTGAATGAACCTTATGAAACTTTGGTTCCGTCGTCCTTGTATCAT GCCCATGAGATTGACCACCTAGTAATCCCCACAAGAGATTACCTCTTTGCCCCTTCATTCGTGGATATCAACCGAGCTGTGGACTTCATTCACC AGAATGCATCTTGTGGTAGAACTACTTATGTTCACTGTAAAGCTGGGCGAGGAAGGAGTACAACCATTGTTCTCTGCTATTTG GTGAGGTATAAGCACATGACCCCTGTTGATGCCCTGGAATATGTGCGGTCCAGAAGACCTCGGGTGCTGCTAGCCCCCAGACAGTGGAAG GCAGTTCAAGAGTACAGCAAGCGCGAACCATCTACAATGTTGCGCTCTCCTTCAGGGGATGTAGTTCTGATAACGAAAGCTGATCTTGAAGGATATCATGGCAATTATGATGGTGATGCTGGTAGACGGCTGGACATTGTTCCCGTGGTGAAGGCCCGGCCTATGATAGCAAGACTATCTTGTCTTTTTGCATCCTTGAAAGTGTCTGGTGGTTTTATGCCAGAACCAAGGCGACTACCAGTGCCGGAGGCCCGAGCTTGCTAA
- the LOC132165212 gene encoding nudix hydrolase 8-like: MAAVVDACQLGTGFYFQRLIEEPRSSSWAKNCSFKWLSKGFLSKPILKSSPLPFHGGMSNVQKKKGFHVLSPNISSPSTAVESLEAWDDEYDGVIINPQSLPSSANAFASALRASLSHWKFKGKKGVWLQILQEQSDLVPIAIQEGFNYHHAESGYVMLTYWIPDEPCLLPASPSHQIGVAGFVINDKKQVLVVKEKCPCRCSGFWKLPTGYINKSEDIFDGAIREVKEETGVDTIFLEMVAFRHAHLVAFETSDLLFVCMLKPLSYEITIDEKEIEDAKWMPIDELLGQPFYQEDHMSKKAIEICIAAYENRYSGFIANQLVSKFDGQLSYLYYDESNQI, from the exons ATGGCAGCAGTGGTGGATGCCTGTCAATTAGGGACAGGTTTTTACTTCCAGCGCCTCATAGAGGAGCCAAGAAGTTCCTCCTGGGCAAAAAACTGCAGCTTCAAATGGTTATCAAAGg GTTTCTTGAGCAAGCCTATACTCAAGTCCTCTCCTCTGCCATTTCATGGGGGCATGAGCAATGTGCAGAAGAAAAAGGGCTTCCATGTTTTATCTCCCAACATCTCCTCACCAAGCACAGCAGTCGAATCACTTGAAGCTTGGGACGATGAATATGATGGGGTCATTATTAATCCACAGAGCTTGCCTTCCAGTGCAAATGCCTTTGCATCTGCCCTTCGAGCTTCTTTGTCCCACTGGAAGTTTAAg GGGAAAAAGGGCGTATGGCTCCAAATACTACAAGAGCAATCTGATCTTGTTCCAATTGCAATTCAG GAGGGCTTCAATTACCACCATGCAGAATCAGGATATGTTATGTTAACATATTGGATTCCTGACGAGCCCTGCTTGCTTCCTGCTAGCCCTTCACATCAAATAGGCGTTGCAGGATTTGTGATTAATGACAAAAAGCAG GTCCTTGtggtgaaagaaaaatgccctTGTAGGTGCTCGGGTTTCTGGAAGTTGCCCACTGGTTATATCAACAAG TCTGAAGACATATTCGATGGAGCTATCAGGGAAGTGAAAGAAGAAACTGGg GTTGACACGATCTTCCTGGAAATGGTTGCTTTCag ACATGCCCATCTTGTGGCTTTTGAGACGTCGGATTTGCTCTTTGTGTGCATGCTTAAGCCATTGTCCTATGAAATCACAATCGACGAGAAGGAAATTGAAGATGCCAAG TGGATGCCAATTGATGAATTACTCGGACAGCCATTTTATCAAGAAGACCACATGTCAAAGAAGGCCATTGAAATTTGTATAGCAGCATATGAAAATCGTTACAGTGGATTCATAGCAAATCAGCTCGTCTCAAAATTTGATGGCCAATTATCATACTTGTATTATGATGAATCAAACCAAATTTAG